A genome region from Nicotiana tabacum cultivar K326 chromosome 13, ASM71507v2, whole genome shotgun sequence includes the following:
- the LOC107821726 gene encoding pentatricopeptide repeat-containing protein At4g21190-like encodes MMSRSARISRLTRQITQLRVDRNFILTCSYNTDVRHSIPNQSDAKTLGFSGNQFDNQAQSALAKNYIGGECKPQVGENVSRKDKISFLVSTLLDVKDSKEAVYGALDAWVAWERNFPIGPLKQVLLKLEKEQQWHRIVQVIKWMLSKGQGNTMGTYEQLIKALDMDHRAKEAHEFWNKKIGYDLHSVPWRLCSLMISVYYRNHMLEDLVKLFKGLEAFDRKPPDKSVVQKVADTYELLGFFDEKDRLLEKYKDLFTERRIGSPKRLRGPRSQREGKQAQES; translated from the coding sequence ATGATGTCAAGATCAGCAAGAATTTCAAGGCTCACTAGACAAATTACTCAACTTAGAGTGGACAGAAATTTCATCCTCACTTGCAGTTACAATACAGATGTGCGACATTCAATCCCCAATCAAAGTGATGCAAAGACACTAGGGTTCTCCGGGAATCAATTTGACAATCAAGCACAGTCTGCCCTTGCAAAAAACTACATTGGAGGTGAATGCAAGCCCCAAGTAGGAGAAAATGTCTCAAGAAAGGACAAGATCAGCTTTCTTGTCAGTACACTTCTTGATGTAAAGGATAGTAAGGAAGCTGTATATGGTGCACTTGATGCTTGGGTTGCGTGGGAGCGGAATTTCCCCATTGGACCCCTAAAGCAGGTACTGCTCAAACTAGAGAAAGAGCAACAGTGGCATAGAATTGTTCAGGTCATTAAGTGGATGTTAAGCAAGGGTCAAGGCAACACAATGGGAACGTATGAACAGTTAATTAAAGCTCTGGATATGGATCACAGGGCAAAAGAGGCACATGAATTTTGGAATAAGAAAATTGGTTATGACCTGCATTCTGTGCCCTGGCGGTTGTGTAGTCTTATGATTTCTGTATATTACCGTAATCATATGCTTGAGGATCTTGTTAAGCTATTCAAGGGCTTAGAAGCATTTGATCGGAAACCCCCTGATAAGTCAGTCGTGCAGAAAGTAGCTGATACATATGAGCTACTAGGCTTTTTTGATGAGAAGGATCGCTTACTGGAGAAATACAAAGACTTGTTTACAGAGAGAAGGATTGGAAGTCCCAAGAGATTGAGAGGCCCTCGATCCCAAAGAGAAGGAAAACAAGCGCAGGAAAGTTAA